From Doryrhamphus excisus isolate RoL2022-K1 chromosome 22, RoL_Dexc_1.0, whole genome shotgun sequence, one genomic window encodes:
- the LOC131109856 gene encoding forkhead box protein K2-like — translation MAVVSGMSGSAVARLEGREFEYLMKKRSVTIGRNSSQGSVDVSMGHSSFISRRHLEIFTAGEDGTGTGEFYLRCLGKNGVFVDGVFQRRGAPPLQLPRICCFRFPSTSIKITFTALSADKKEQRNVPESPVKSVQLQISPLTINIPDNIAHLMSPLPSPTGTISAANSCPSSPRGAGLSSYRSSRVLPSDLMADNSQSENDKEASGEDSPKDDSKPPYSYAQLIVQAITMAPDKQLTLNGIYTHITKNYPYYRTADKGWQNSIRHNLSLNRYFIKVARSQEEPGKGSFWRIDPASEGKLIEQAFRKRRPRGVPCFRTPVGPLSSRSAPASPNHTGVLSAHSSGVQTPDSLSREGSPVPMEPEPTPPPQAPTSVATLQPKLAVIQEARFAQNSPGSPLANQPVLIAVQRQMPQTTLKPVTYAMATPAIVSTTASSTPSMQTVHVVHQIPTVTMTAATMKSDLQENGGGDHQELKVKVDPVTSITTSSIGGVGRIIQSSQSTPLTTVTIMQQAPLGQHQLPIKAITQNGTHLVPINSSAGTAVANPLHLLATHASASASLPTKRQNGELQEPPATKRAKTQESDKGEVPAANGNGGCAADGAGEDPVSEAVPKERRDDWRMFPFHVE, via the exons ATGGCGGTGGTTAGCGGGATGTCGGGGTCGGCTGTAGCCCGACTGGAGGGCCGAGAATTCGAGTATTTGATGAAGAAAAGGTCGGTGACCATAGGCCGGAACTCCTCGCAGGGCTCCGTGGACGTCAGCATGGGACACTCCAGCTTCATTTCCAGGCGGCACCTCGAAATTTTCACGGCCGGCGAAGATGGCACCGGCACAGGGGAATTCTACCTTCGATGCCTGGGAAAAAACGGGGTGTTTGTGGATGGGGTGTTCCAGAGAAGAGGTGCTCCACCTCTGCAGCTTCCACGAAT CTGTTGCTTCCGATTCCCCAGCACAAGTATAAAAATCACCTTCACGGCACTTTCCGCTGACAAAAAGGAGCAGAGGAATGTGCCCGAATCGCCGGTGAAGTCTGTGCAACTTCAGATTTCCCCGCTTACCATCAACATTCCAGACAATATTGCACATCTTATGAGTCCGCTGCCTTCTCCCACGGGCACCATCAG tgCGGCAAATTCCTGCCCTTCAAGTCCGAGAGGGGCGGGACTGTCCAGCTATCGAAGCAGTCGAGTTCTGCCCTCGGACCTTATGGCAGATAACTCCCAGTCTGAAAACGACAAGGAAGCCTCCGGCGAAGACAGCCCAAAG GATGACTCCAAACCACCGTATTCCTATGCTCAGTTGATAGTCCAAGCCATCACCATGGCGCCAGATAAACAGCTGACGCTGAATGGAATATACACCCACATCACCAAGAACTACCCCTACTACAGAACGGCCGATAAAGGCTGGCAG AACTCAATCCGTCACAACCTGTCCCTGAACCGGTACTTCATCAAAGTAGCACGCTCTCAGGAGGAGCCGGGCAAAGGCTCCTTTTGGAGGATAGACCCTGCTTCTGAAGGCAAGCTCATAGAACAGGCCTTCAGGAAACGCAGGCCTCGGGGAGTCCCCTGCTTCAGAACCCCCGTAGGACCCCTCTCCTCCAG GAGTGCTCCTGCGTCTCCTAACCACACGGGGGTGCTATCCGCTCACTCCAGCGGGGTGCAAACCCCCGACAGCCTCTCCAGAGAGGGATCCCCTGTTCCCATGGAGCCGGAGccaactcctcctcctcaaGCCCCAACCTCTGTCGCCACACTACAGCCCAAACTTGCTGTCATCCAAGAGGCTCGCTTTGCACAGAACTCCCCTG GTTCCCCACTCGCTAACCAGCCCGTACTGATCGCCGTGCAACGCCAGATGCCTCAAACGACCCTGAAGCCCGTGACGTACGCCATGGCGACGCCGGCCATTGTGTCGACAACAGCCAGCTCCACGCCCAGCATGCAGACGGTGCACGTTGTCCACCAGATCCCGACCGTCACCATGACAGCGGCTACAATGAAATCCGACCTTCAGGAGAACGGAGGAGGAGACCACCAAGAGCTGAAAG TGAAAGTGGATCCGGTGACTTCCATCACAACCTCGTCTATAGGCGGAGTCGGTCGCATCATCCAGAGCTCCCAGTCCACCCCACTGACCACCGTAACCATCATGCAGCAGGCTCCACTCGGCCAGCACCAGCTTCCTATAAAGGCCATCACGCAGAATGGAACTCACCTGGTCCCCATCAATTCCTCCGCTGGCACAG CCGTTGCCAACCCTCTTCATCTCCTGGCCACCCACGCTTCGGCTTCCGCGTCCCTCCCCACCAAGAGGCAAAACGGTGAGCTGCAGGAGCCGCCGGCGACCAAGAGGGCGAAGACGCAGGAAAGCGACAAGGGGGAGGTGCCGGCCGCCAACGGTAACGGTGGCTGCGCCGCAGACGGAGCTGGAGAAGATCCGGTTAGCGAAGCG GTGCCAAAAGAGAGAAGAGATGACTGGAGAATGTTCCCTTTCCACGTGGAATGA